A stretch of Lactuca sativa cultivar Salinas chromosome 6, Lsat_Salinas_v11, whole genome shotgun sequence DNA encodes these proteins:
- the LOC111921876 gene encoding transcription factor WER yields the protein MAKPQKQKRINALQPLQGKRPLPATKVAGKSPKSRRDVVLVSGLQRCGKSCRLRWINYLRPDIRRGKFTHDEEKLIINLHSVVGNKWAHIASHLPGRTDNEIKNYWNSWIKKKINRKASSTSMMTRLSTTSTSIDQPHSDHGYNPTHLSFLNQDLCINNIKQPNQETVFSSPLSSLFMLDTSGSVLEGHNGDCITQTEYFNDSMWQMNKNQIPELPSQVLNFATNNSIYSGYLPPLMENLDGMVQGQNCDLNNGEGRECLIQKQHDFNEWVEDQTNQQCPSYLFWDDEHQEVQLGGEEIVVHSASNIGPTLSTYPTSL from the exons AAACGCATCAATGCTCTCCAACCACTACAAGGAAAAAGGCCATTACCGgcgacaaaagtcgccggtaaaAGTCCCAAAAGTCGTCG GGATGTTGTTTTAGTTTCAGGGCTTCAAAGATGCGGAAAGAGTTGTCGATTGAGATGGATAAACTATTTGAGACCAGATATCAGAAGAGGAAAATTTACACACGATGAAGAGAAGTTGATCATCAATCTTCACAGCGTTGTCGGAAACAA ATGGGCCCACATAGCAAGTCATTTGCCCGGAAGAACAGATAATGAGATCAAGAATTATTGGAATTCTTGGATCAAGAAGAAGATTAACCGGAAGGCCTCATCAACAAGCATGATGACACGTCTAAGTACAACTTCTACAAGCATAGATCAACCACATTCTGACCATGGGTACAACCCAACCCATTTGAGTTTCTTGAATCAAGATTTGTGCATCAACAACATCAAGCAACCAAATCAAGAAACAGTATTCTCATCTCCTTTGAGCTCATTATTCATGCTTGACACAAGCGGTTCCGTACTAGAAGGCCACAATGGGGATTGCATTACACAAACCGAGTATTTCAATGACTCGATGTGGCAAATGAACAAGAATCAAATCCCTGAATTGCCCTCACAAGTGCTAAACTTTGCTACAAATAACAGCATTTATTCAGGCTATTTGCCACCATTAATGGAGAATTTAGATGGCATGGTGCAGGGACAAAATTGCGATTTGAACAATGGGGAAGGAAGAGAGTGTTTAATTCAAAAGCAACATGATTTTAATGAATGGGTTGAGGATCAAACAAACCAGCAATGTCCAAGCTATTTATTTTGGGATGATGAACATCAAGAAGTACAGCTTGGTGGTGAAGAGATTGTTGTACATTCTGCATCAAACATAGGACCTACATTATCTACGTATCCTACATCATTATAG